In a single window of the Pseudodesulfovibrio profundus genome:
- a CDS encoding DnaB-like helicase C-terminal domain-containing protein: MRRKTHTHIRDIVPDVLGKFYNGEPVTDAADWVMTGIPALDRKIGGFRKGDLITIAGRPSTGKTTVAANIIAGTSALAANPVASATFSMEESADYFTVRILSAISGTDLKNVAEDELTDADRSYLRQAGDRLSRTPTIIDDTPGLSLLELAERCSQIVAGMPTLGIILVDYVQLLRSGEEQKAPADEVSKAATGLKRLAENLDVPVVALSQLSRKVEERADRRPILSDLNPTLAEESDMVLFLSRNATSSRYTCAPLLSGLVITAAKHPSDWSGRIKL, encoded by the coding sequence ATGAGAAGAAAAACACACACGCACATCCGCGACATCGTCCCAGATGTGCTCGGCAAGTTCTACAATGGCGAACCGGTCACCGATGCGGCCGATTGGGTCATGACAGGTATTCCGGCCCTTGACCGCAAGATTGGCGGGTTCCGTAAAGGGGACTTGATCACGATCGCCGGTCGACCGAGCACAGGTAAAACGACGGTAGCAGCCAACATCATTGCTGGAACATCTGCGCTAGCAGCCAACCCGGTGGCTTCGGCAACCTTCTCTATGGAAGAAAGCGCCGACTATTTCACCGTGAGAATTCTGTCAGCAATATCCGGTACGGACCTGAAGAATGTTGCTGAAGATGAGTTGACCGATGCTGATCGCAGTTACCTGCGCCAAGCGGGCGACCGGCTATCTCGTACTCCGACCATCATCGATGACACCCCGGGATTATCCCTGCTGGAGTTGGCGGAACGCTGCAGCCAGATCGTAGCCGGTATGCCGACGCTCGGCATTATCCTCGTCGATTACGTCCAGCTTCTGCGTTCAGGCGAAGAACAGAAGGCCCCTGCCGACGAGGTCAGCAAGGCGGCCACCGGCCTGAAAAGGCTGGCCGAGAATCTGGATGTTCCGGTCGTCGCCTTGTCTCAACTGTCTAGGAAGGTCGAGGAGCGTGCGGACCGCCGCCCAATCCTGTCAGATTTGAATCCCACCCTTGCTGAAGAAAGTGACATGGTTTTGTTCCTGTCCCGCAACGCAACCTCCAGCAGATATACCTGCGCCCCGCTACTGAGCGGATTGGTAATCACGGCAGCCAAACATCCGAGCGACTGGTCCGGTCGCATCAAGTTGTGA